One genomic region from Mangifera indica cultivar Alphonso chromosome 17, CATAS_Mindica_2.1, whole genome shotgun sequence encodes:
- the LOC123200412 gene encoding protein SAWADEE HOMEODOMAIN HOMOLOG 1-like yields the protein MDRLRPRQRLVFTGFSETEVGKMEKLLVESKEDLLTKGFCQKVAKSFNISAGRAGKPIVKWTEVQSWFKSRQQNNPSKIASSTDEPKNVSVLPETCPPTKERKSSQEPREAGEKLSDLSELEFEARSSKDGAWYDVEMFLAHRFISSGEAEVRVRFIGFGAEEDEWVNVKKAVRERSVPVEHSDCHRLKVGDLVLCFQERRDQAIYYDAHIVEIQRRMHDIRGCRCLFLIRYNHDNTEERVRLRRLCTRPTF from the exons GTTGGGAAAATGGAGAAACTGTTGGTAGAATCAAAAGAAGACTTGCTTACCAAGGGATTTTGCCAAAAAGTTGCAAAGAGTTTTAA TATCTCAGCTGGCCGTGCTGGGAAACCTATCGTTAAATGGACGGAG GTGCAAAGTTGGTTCAAAAGTAGGCAACAAAACAACCCATCTAAAATTGCTTCTTCAACAGATGAGCCCAAAAATGTATCTGTGCTCCCAGAAACTTGCCCTCCAACTAAAGAGCGCAAAAGTTCACAAGAACCTAGag aagCTGGAGAAAAGCTCTCAGATTTATCAGAATTGGAATTTGAGGCTAGGTCATCAAAAGACGGGGCATG GTATGATGTTGAGATGTTTCTTGCTCACAGATTTATTAGTTCTGGTGAAGCT GAAGTTCGTGTCAGATTCATTGGATTTGGGGCTGAAGAAGATGAATGGGTTAATGTAAAGAAGGCAGTACGAGAACGCTCTGTTCCTGTGGAACATTCAGATTGTCATAGGTTGAAGGTTGGAGATTTGGTTCTCTGCTTCCAG GAGAGGAGAGATCAAGCAATCTATTACGATGCTCACATTGTAGAAATTCAAAGAAGAATGCATGATATAAGAGGTTGCAGATGCCTGTTTTTAATCCGATACAATCATGACAACACTGAG GAAAGAGTTCGGTTGAGGAGGTTATGTACAAGGCCAACATTTTAG